One Epinephelus moara isolate mb chromosome 20, YSFRI_EMoa_1.0, whole genome shotgun sequence genomic window carries:
- the LOC126407716 gene encoding E3 ubiquitin-protein ligase TRIM21-like isoform X4, with protein sequence MSAASCLLTEDQFLCSICLDVFTGPVSTPCGHNFCKTCITEHWSTNVPYQCPNCKRVFTTRPELQVNTFISEIAAQFRQSAQQKASSSSSEQQVSKPGEVPCDVCTGTKLKALKSCLVCLESYCETHLEPHLTRSGLKRHQLIDPVENLEGRMCLKHDKLLELFCKTDQMCVCMLCTVLDHKTHDVVPLREEYEGKKAELGKTEAEIQQMIQKRRLKIEEIKHSVELSEEDADREIADGVQVFTALKESVERSQAELMDTIKEKQRKTEKQAEGFIKELEQEISELKKRSTEVEQLSRSEDHLHLLQSFMSLNTAPPTKDWTEVSVVPPSYEGTVRRAVSQLEETLSKQMKKLFEVELKRVQQSAVDVTLDPDTAHPTLILSDDGKQVKLGDVWKNVPDNPERFDFHGNVLAKQSFSSGRFYYEVQVKGKTEWNLGVARESINRKGRIPANPQNGFWLLSLRNENEYYARAGPDIRLSLESQPEKVGVFVDYEEGLVSFYDVDAAALIYSFTGCSFTEKLYPYLSPCTNNDGKNSAPLIISSVNYTK encoded by the coding sequence GAGTACTAATGTCCCCTATCAGTGTCCCAACTGTAAGAGGGTTTTTACCACCAGACCTGAGCTGCAGGTCAACACCTTCATCTCTGAGATAGCTGCTCAGTTCAGACAGTCAGCTCAACAgaaagccagcagcagcagctcagagcaaCAAGTTTCCAAACCAGGAGAAGTTCCCTGTGACGTCTGCACTGGAACCAAACTGAAGGCCCTGAAGTCCTGCCTGGTGTGTCTGGAATCCTACTGTGAGACTCACCTGGAGCCTCATCTGACAAGATCAGGCCTGAAAAGACATCAGCTGATCGACCCTGTGGAGAACCTGGAAGGCAGGATGTGTCTGAAGCACGATAAACTGCTGGAGCTGTTCTGTAAGACCGACCagatgtgtgtctgcatgctctgCACTGTTTTAGACCACAAGACACATGATGTTGTTCCTCTGAGAGAAGAATATGAAGGAAAGAAGGCCGAGCTGGGGAAGACAGAGGCTGAAATTCAGCAGATGATCCAGAAGAGACGACTGAAGATTGAGGAGATCAAACACTCAGTGGAGCTCAGTGAGGaagatgcagacagagagatagcagatggtgttcaggtcttcaccgCTCTGAAGGAGTCTGTTGAGAGAAGCCAGGCCGAGCTCATGGACACGatcaaagagaagcagagaaagacagagaaacaggctgAAGGCTTCATCAAAGAGCTGGAACAGGAAATCTCTGAGCTGAAGAAGAGGAGCACTGAGGTGGAGCAGCTCTCACGCTCTGAagaccacctccacctcctccaaaGCTTCATGTCCCTGAACACTGCTCCACCCACCAAGGACTGGACAGAGGTCAGCGTCGTTCCACCTTCATATGAGGGGACTGTGAGGAGAGCTGTGAGTCAGCTGGAGGAGACGCTCAGTAAACAGATGAAGAAGCTGTTTGAGGTCGAGCTGAAGAGGGTCCAGCAGTCTGCAGTGGATGTGACACTTGATCCTGATACAGCACATCCTACACTCATCCTGTCTGATGATGGGAAACAAGTAAAGCTTGGTGATGTGTGGAAGAATGTCCCAGACAATCCAGAGAGATTTGATTTTCATGGTAATGTCTTAGCAAAGCAGAGTTTCTCTTCAGGAAGATTTTATTATGAGGTTCAGGTTAAAGGGAAGACTGAGTGGAATTTAGGAGTGGCCAGAGAGTCGATCAACAGGAAGGGAAGAATCCCAGCAAACCCTCAGAATGGCTTCTGGTTATTATCTTTAAGAAATGAAAATGAGTATTATGCCCGTGCCGGCCCTGATATCCGTCTGTCTCTAGAGTCTCAGCCTGAGAAGGTGGGGGTGTTTGTGGATTATGAGGAGGGTCTGGTCTCCTTTTATGATGTTGATGCTGCAGCTCTTATCTACTCCTTTACTGGCTGCTCCTTCACTGAGAAACTCTACCCATACTTAAGTCCTTGTACCAACAATGATGGTAAAAACTCTGCCCCTCTGATCATCTCTTCTGTCAATTACACTAAGTAG